In Aquiflexum balticum DSM 16537, a single genomic region encodes these proteins:
- a CDS encoding response regulator transcription factor yields MSQKILIVDDEAHIRMLIEQTLEELEDEGVEFFTAENGEMALEVIGAEKPDLIFLDVMMPKLNGMEVCRRVKQEMGFKDIYIVLLTAKGQESDRQKGLDVGADVYMTKPFDPELLLEKAREVLELT; encoded by the coding sequence ATGTCACAAAAAATTTTAATCGTAGATGATGAGGCCCATATCCGCATGCTCATAGAGCAAACCCTAGAAGAATTGGAGGATGAAGGTGTGGAATTTTTTACCGCTGAAAATGGAGAAATGGCCTTGGAAGTGATCGGAGCAGAAAAACCGGACCTTATATTTTTAGATGTGATGATGCCCAAATTGAATGGGATGGAAGTTTGTCGCAGAGTCAAACAAGAAATGGGCTTTAAGGATATCTATATCGTTTTGCTAACAGCAAAGGGTCAGGAGTCGGATCGGCAAAAGGGTTTGGATGTAGGTGCTGACGTTTATATGACCAAACCTTTTGATCCTGAATTGCTTTTGGAAAAAGCGCGGGAAGTACTTGAATTAACCTAG
- a CDS encoding adenylate/guanylate cyclase domain-containing protein: MAKVSIKALFGRNEPLIPWLDDWCVQNQASICITDASDRIVYGSKEFQDFKHTVPIDFENTKLATVYGNSELIHQVVGVLGMLISKEGEKRKLGAEVLYLYQELNIIYTFAENLGEAISLEAIAEITLSHSTNSIPANAGAIVFLDEYQRKLSVPAMSGEKLIDAHILENNFSLLLRIGLNGQSAIITDITELKERGLIAENVMSIIYATLKGKDRVLGAIILVGTHTDQFTAAHLKLLVTLALQSSSSIESALLFEKNIREIKMREEAILRINEVIKKFVPNEFISSLGKENITDVRLGDQIEKIVTVLFTDIRDFTTLSERMSPEENFRFVSSFNEVLGPIIRRHHGFINQYLGDSIMAIFPNQPEDALLAAIEMQRAVRQLNQIRIQNGELPIHAGIGMHTGSLIMGITGDEHRLDAATISDTVNTAARIESLTKYYKSPLLLSEITFKRIPNPSKFMFRRLGKVLLKGKNNILSVVECMNGMEEDFAAIRKQNMSDFDMAMELYQQGQFEHSIQFFSKVVASDETDHTVKVFFEKAKKYLAEGPPKNWNGAEEMIYK; encoded by the coding sequence ATGGCAAAAGTATCGATAAAAGCATTATTTGGCAGGAATGAACCATTGATACCTTGGTTGGACGATTGGTGTGTTCAAAATCAGGCAAGTATTTGTATTACCGATGCTTCTGACAGGATAGTTTATGGCAGCAAAGAATTTCAGGATTTTAAACACACTGTTCCAATTGACTTTGAAAACACCAAACTTGCTACCGTTTACGGGAATAGCGAACTGATTCATCAGGTAGTTGGAGTTTTGGGAATGCTGATTTCCAAAGAGGGCGAAAAAAGGAAATTAGGGGCAGAAGTGCTGTATCTCTATCAGGAACTTAACATTATTTACACCTTCGCAGAAAATCTTGGGGAAGCTATATCCCTTGAAGCCATTGCAGAGATAACGCTCAGTCATTCTACCAATTCAATCCCTGCCAATGCAGGTGCAATTGTGTTCTTGGACGAATATCAGCGTAAATTAAGCGTACCGGCCATGTCTGGTGAAAAGCTGATTGATGCCCATATTTTGGAGAATAATTTTTCCTTATTGCTCAGGATTGGACTCAATGGCCAATCTGCAATCATCACCGATATCACTGAATTAAAGGAACGTGGGCTGATTGCAGAAAATGTAATGAGTATCATATACGCCACCCTAAAAGGCAAGGATCGAGTCCTTGGTGCAATCATTCTGGTAGGTACCCACACAGATCAATTTACTGCTGCACACTTAAAGCTCTTGGTGACTTTGGCTTTGCAATCCTCCTCATCCATAGAGTCGGCCTTACTGTTTGAGAAAAATATTCGGGAAATAAAGATGCGGGAAGAAGCCATACTTCGTATCAATGAGGTTATCAAAAAATTCGTCCCTAATGAGTTCATTTCCTCCCTAGGCAAAGAGAATATTACAGATGTCAGATTGGGGGATCAGATTGAAAAAATTGTTACTGTTTTATTTACAGATATCCGGGATTTCACCACGCTTTCTGAACGGATGAGTCCCGAGGAAAACTTCCGCTTTGTTTCTTCATTCAATGAAGTTTTAGGACCAATAATCAGACGCCATCACGGCTTCATTAACCAATACCTCGGGGATTCCATTATGGCCATTTTCCCTAATCAACCGGAAGATGCGTTATTGGCAGCAATTGAGATGCAAAGGGCTGTCAGACAGTTAAACCAGATAAGGATTCAAAATGGAGAGTTGCCCATCCATGCAGGCATTGGAATGCATACCGGATCGCTGATCATGGGAATTACCGGTGATGAACACCGATTGGATGCAGCCACTATCAGTGATACAGTAAATACAGCTGCCCGAATCGAAAGTCTGACCAAGTATTATAAATCCCCCTTATTACTCAGTGAGATTACCTTCAAAAGGATTCCAAATCCTTCAAAATTTATGTTTAGGCGTCTGGGAAAGGTTCTACTAAAGGGAAAAAACAATATACTGAGTGTGGTAGAATGTATGAATGGAATGGAAGAAGACTTTGCCGCCATAAGGAAACAAAATATGAGTGATTTTGATATGGCAATGGAACTGTATCAACAGGGTCAATTTGAACATTCCATACAATTTTTCAGCAAAGTTGTGGCCTCAGACGAAACAGATCATACTGTTAAAGTTTTTTTTGAAAAAGCCAAGAAATACCTTGCCGAAGGCCCACCTAAAAATTGGAATGGGGCTGAGGAAATGATATATAAATAG
- a CDS encoding IS256 family transposase, variant Zn-binding type produces the protein MKWGKQAGKQRYKCKNCGILFTGSNPSVAKSNRFVWFEKWVVGKRTFDQLVTETGLSKSTIQRLFNRYLKEPPMLSVYPSERVNLLIDGTYFTKDLCLILYRDNTIKFTQLYRFSDGERYEELKEDLENLLILGVQIESITCDGHRALLRAIREVCPQVTLQRCVIHVQRMCRIWLSSNPKSISGQELRKIVSTIHLIQSKQEVSYWLLELANWDSRHHQFVHEKTVNPITGKYWYKHKLLRRSFYVLKNSLPNLFAYLDNPRIPKSTNGLESFFGHLKTNLNIHRGLSTRNRKSFLRWYLYFKNSRRKGFL, from the coding sequence ATCAAGTGGGGAAAACAGGCAGGGAAGCAACGGTATAAGTGTAAAAATTGTGGAATTCTGTTTACCGGTTCCAACCCTTCGGTAGCCAAATCCAACCGGTTTGTGTGGTTTGAAAAATGGGTAGTCGGAAAGCGTACATTTGATCAATTGGTTACGGAGACAGGCCTGAGCAAGAGCACGATTCAGCGGCTCTTTAATAGGTATTTGAAAGAACCTCCTATGCTGAGTGTTTACCCTTCCGAGCGGGTAAATCTGCTCATTGACGGCACATATTTTACCAAGGATTTATGCCTGATTTTGTATCGGGACAACACCATCAAATTTACCCAGCTCTATCGTTTCAGCGATGGTGAACGATACGAAGAACTAAAAGAAGACCTGGAAAATCTGCTGATTCTTGGAGTTCAGATCGAATCAATTACCTGCGACGGACACCGGGCATTGCTCAGGGCAATCCGCGAAGTCTGCCCTCAGGTCACCCTTCAGCGATGTGTGATCCATGTGCAGCGAATGTGCAGAATCTGGCTTTCCAGCAATCCCAAGAGCATCTCCGGGCAGGAACTCCGAAAAATTGTCTCTACCATTCACCTTATCCAATCCAAACAGGAAGTCAGCTATTGGCTACTCGAACTGGCCAATTGGGATTCCCGGCACCATCAGTTTGTTCATGAAAAAACGGTCAATCCCATAACGGGAAAGTATTGGTATAAACACAAACTGCTGAGACGTTCCTTTTATGTATTGAAAAACTCTTTGCCGAATCTTTTTGCTTACCTGGATAATCCCAGGATCCCAAAATCAACCAACGGTCTGGAGTCTTTTTTCGGACATTTAAAAACCAATTTAAATATCCACCGCGGACTCTCAACAAGAAATAGAAAAAGCTTCTTGAGGTGGTATCTGTACTTCAAAAATTCAAGAAGAAAAGGTTTTCTTTAG
- a CDS encoding nucleotidyltransferase family protein — MMKISEKNIERIKQLCKEYRVKNFSVFGSVLTDDFSPDSDIDFVVDFDEYDPIKYTDLYFQLKDKLEQILKRKIDLIEERGIKNSFFRKEIDESKVVIYG, encoded by the coding sequence ATGATGAAAATTTCAGAGAAAAATATTGAACGAATCAAACAACTTTGCAAGGAATATAGAGTTAAGAACTTTTCGGTTTTTGGCTCTGTATTAACTGACGACTTTTCTCCAGATTCTGACATTGATTTCGTGGTTGACTTTGATGAATATGATCCTATAAAATATACGGATTTGTATTTTCAGCTCAAAGACAAATTAGAACAGATTTTAAAACGAAAAATCGACTTAATAGAAGAACGTGGGATAAAAAACTCTTTTTTCAGAAAGGAAATAGACGAGTCAAAAGTGGTCATTTATGGATAA
- a CDS encoding RnfABCDGE type electron transport complex subunit B, with the protein MTILIALLALGGLTLLLALMLIIANKKLYVYEDPRIDVVEGMLPHANCGACGYPGCRPFAEALVKEETLPGKCTVSSEEGRKEIASYLGVDAGSEEKRVARLACAGGINVAINRANYEGMSSCRGAALISGGGKGCSWGCLGHGDCEVVCDFDAISMNAFGIPVVDEAKCTACGDCVEVCPKDLFSIHPISHRLWVACKSLDAGDGVLEDCEVGCTACGKCAMDAPNLISMVHNLAVIDYSKNHQTQVPIQRCPTGAIVWIDEKEGVIKGAEAKKIIRKGKLKMGES; encoded by the coding sequence ATGACAATACTAATCGCTTTACTTGCACTCGGCGGACTGACGCTTCTCTTGGCATTGATGCTGATCATTGCCAATAAGAAACTCTATGTCTATGAAGATCCGAGGATTGATGTGGTGGAAGGAATGCTTCCCCATGCCAACTGCGGTGCCTGTGGCTATCCTGGTTGCAGGCCTTTTGCGGAAGCATTGGTGAAAGAAGAAACATTGCCCGGAAAATGTACCGTAAGCAGTGAAGAAGGTAGAAAAGAAATCGCATCGTATTTGGGAGTGGATGCAGGTTCGGAAGAAAAACGGGTAGCGCGACTTGCATGTGCCGGTGGGATTAATGTGGCAATTAACCGCGCCAACTACGAGGGAATGAGCAGTTGTAGGGGAGCGGCATTGATATCCGGTGGGGGTAAGGGTTGTTCCTGGGGCTGCTTGGGACATGGAGACTGTGAGGTAGTCTGTGATTTTGATGCCATCAGTATGAATGCTTTTGGTATTCCTGTTGTCGATGAGGCAAAATGCACCGCCTGCGGAGATTGTGTCGAGGTTTGTCCCAAAGATCTTTTCTCCATTCATCCCATAAGCCACAGATTATGGGTGGCTTGCAAAAGTCTGGATGCAGGTGATGGGGTATTGGAGGATTGTGAGGTAGGTTGCACCGCCTGTGGCAAATGCGCTATGGATGCCCCCAATCTGATATCCATGGTCCATAATCTGGCTGTCATTGATTATTCGAAAAACCACCAAACCCAAGTCCCTATCCAAAGATGCCCCACAGGTGCAATTGTGTGGATAGATGAAAAAGAAGGTGTTATCAAAGGCGCTGAGGCCAAAAAAATTATAAGGAAAGGGAAATTGAAGATGGGTGAAAGTTGA
- a CDS encoding ferredoxin reductase domain-containing protein: protein MSYLSDLNTKQQYKAKVKKTKRLTPANTEEIREIVLEVGSPEFKCKVDQSFGVLVEHKSEFGNEFHHRLYSVADLPETKNGNANITMLVKRCSYVDDFSGELYHGVSSNYLCDRQVGDEITITGPFELPFKVPEDKNSNLILIGMGTGIAPFRAFVKHIYSEVGDWKGKIRLFYGAKSGLELLYLNDKDGDLTNYYDEATFEAFHALSPRPHWEDPISLDAAIEERAEEILELLNYSNTYIYIAGYEKVKENLNKAFINIMGSKEKWDNRKAELIAGKKWAEVIY, encoded by the coding sequence ATGTCCTATCTATCAGACCTCAATACAAAGCAGCAATACAAGGCCAAGGTGAAAAAAACCAAGCGTCTTACACCTGCAAATACTGAAGAAATACGCGAGATTGTACTTGAAGTTGGAAGTCCTGAATTCAAGTGTAAGGTGGACCAAAGTTTTGGTGTCCTCGTGGAACATAAAAGTGAATTTGGCAACGAGTTTCACCATCGCCTATACAGTGTGGCCGATCTACCTGAAACCAAAAACGGCAATGCCAATATCACCATGTTGGTCAAACGCTGTTCCTATGTGGATGATTTCAGCGGGGAACTGTATCATGGCGTGAGTTCAAACTACCTCTGCGACCGCCAAGTAGGAGATGAAATTACCATTACAGGACCCTTTGAATTGCCATTTAAAGTTCCTGAAGATAAAAACTCCAACCTGATATTGATAGGCATGGGAACAGGCATCGCGCCATTCCGTGCATTTGTCAAGCACATTTACAGCGAGGTAGGAGACTGGAAAGGAAAAATCAGGTTGTTTTATGGGGCCAAAAGCGGATTGGAACTCCTGTATCTCAATGATAAGGACGGAGACCTAACCAATTATTACGATGAAGCTACATTTGAAGCTTTTCATGCCTTGAGTCCCAGGCCACATTGGGAAGATCCGATTTCCTTGGATGCTGCCATTGAGGAAAGGGCAGAGGAAATTCTGGAGCTGCTGAACTATTCCAATACCTACATTTACATTGCGGGCTATGAAAAAGTAAAAGAAAACCTCAACAAGGCTTTTATCAACATCATGGGTTCAAAAGAAAAATGGGACAACCGCAAAGCGGAATTGATAGCGGGGAAGAAGTGGGCGGAGGTGATTTATTGA
- a CDS encoding electron transport complex protein RnfA codes for MNTESYWSIFINASLVNNFVLAYFLGICPFMGVSGKMETASKMGGAVTFVMLISSVCAYGIHALLVAINAPFLQLISYIVVIASTVQLVEMFIKKMSPALFRALGIFLPLITTNCAILGLALFQTNKGYDLSQSLVYALGAGVGFTLALLLMAGIREQLGFAEVPNVVKGTAITLLIAGILSLTFMGFSGLG; via the coding sequence ATGAACACGGAATCCTATTGGAGCATATTTATCAATGCCAGTTTGGTCAATAACTTCGTTTTGGCCTATTTCCTGGGCATCTGTCCTTTTATGGGTGTTTCCGGAAAAATGGAAACTGCCAGCAAAATGGGCGGGGCAGTGACCTTTGTGATGCTGATCAGTTCGGTTTGTGCTTATGGCATACATGCCTTGTTGGTGGCCATCAATGCCCCATTTCTACAATTGATCAGCTATATCGTCGTGATTGCTTCCACGGTACAATTGGTGGAGATGTTTATCAAGAAAATGAGTCCGGCTTTGTTCAGGGCTTTGGGGATTTTCCTTCCACTGATTACCACCAACTGTGCCATTTTGGGTTTGGCTTTGTTCCAAACCAACAAGGGATATGATCTTTCCCAAAGTCTGGTGTATGCCCTTGGTGCAGGTGTAGGTTTTACCCTTGCCCTACTATTGATGGCAGGTATCAGGGAGCAGTTGGGATTTGCTGAGGTGCCCAATGTGGTGAAAGGCACCGCCATTACATTGCTGATTGCAGGAATACTGTCGCTGACATTTATGGGATTTTCCGGATTAGGTTAA
- the rsxE gene encoding electron transport complex subunit RsxE, protein MSAGITKNPEIKAVPSSTDEFIKGLWRDNPVFVQVLGMCPVLAVSNTAMNALAMGLATAFVLLMSNVLVASLRNFIPKQVRIASYILIIATFVTVVDYAIQAISVDLHKNLGAFISLIVVNCLILSRAEAFASKNTIGKSIMDALGMGLGFVFALFCLGAVREILGNGTFFDISLFPDSFQAWIIMILPAGGFFTLALWLVLFNFYKIKKAKA, encoded by the coding sequence ATGAGCGCAGGAATAACAAAAAATCCGGAAATTAAAGCTGTGCCAAGCTCCACTGATGAATTTATCAAAGGACTTTGGCGGGACAATCCTGTTTTTGTGCAGGTGTTGGGCATGTGTCCTGTTTTGGCAGTTTCCAATACGGCAATGAATGCCCTTGCCATGGGATTGGCCACAGCGTTTGTTCTGCTGATGTCGAATGTCCTGGTGGCATCCTTGCGTAATTTCATACCCAAACAGGTACGTATTGCCTCCTATATTTTGATCATTGCCACATTTGTGACCGTTGTGGATTATGCCATTCAGGCCATCAGTGTGGATTTGCACAAAAATCTCGGAGCCTTTATTTCCCTGATTGTCGTCAACTGCCTGATCTTGAGCAGGGCAGAAGCTTTTGCATCCAAAAATACCATTGGAAAATCCATTATGGATGCTCTGGGAATGGGTCTGGGCTTTGTCTTTGCTCTGTTTTGCTTGGGTGCGGTCCGTGAAATTCTCGGTAACGGGACCTTCTTTGACATATCCCTCTTTCCCGATTCATTTCAGGCATGGATCATCATGATATTACCAGCTGGAGGGTTTTTCACTTTAGCACTTTGGCTCGTACTGTTCAATTTCTACAAAATTAAAAAAGCAAAGGCATGA